A single genomic interval of Candidatus Dependentiae bacterium harbors:
- a CDS encoding nucleotide exchange factor GrpE — protein sequence MNIHDETDNKSTTHGQPESQTDAPFTNENSIEETANDYRAQFLRASADFANYKRRVEKERLEWMQTAQSSILQKVLPIIDDLERALAHTQNNVSTEQNPWVEGFILIQKNAQKLLADLGVELIDASGTFDPELHEALVSVQVDNKQEGQIVDVLRKGYLFKGKVLRHTQVTVAK from the coding sequence ATGAATATTCATGACGAAACAGACAATAAATCAACAACTCATGGCCAACCAGAGTCTCAAACTGATGCACCATTCACCAATGAAAATAGCATTGAAGAAACCGCAAACGACTATAGAGCACAGTTCTTGCGAGCTTCTGCAGATTTTGCTAACTACAAACGCCGGGTAGAAAAAGAGCGACTTGAATGGATGCAAACAGCACAAAGTTCAATTTTGCAAAAAGTTCTTCCGATTATTGACGATCTTGAACGTGCACTTGCTCATACTCAAAACAATGTATCAACAGAACAAAACCCTTGGGTAGAAGGCTTCATTCTTATTCAAAAGAATGCACAAAAATTGCTCGCCGACCTTGGAGTTGAGCTGATTGATGCTTCAGGAACATTTGATCCCGAGCTCCACGAAGCTCTTGTCAGCGTTCAAGTTGATAACAAGCAAGAAGGACAAATTGTCGACGTACTCCGTAAAGGATACCTCTTTAAAGGCAAAGTTCTTCGGCACACACAGGTAACTGTGGCAAAATAA
- the pssA gene encoding CDP-diacylglycerol--serine O-phosphatidyltransferase → MADSKLIQESSLPRVRWYKKGRRFKLPKLRLRNKIHLVPHLFTLGNAFFGFCSIIFAAHDHLVAAGYLILLGALMDALDGRVARFLGQASDFGMQLDSLCDAISFCCAPALLIYFWQLKKIGFFGLVICSIFLLAGLLRLARFNLSHVQQSHTFIGLPSTIAGCFLATMLINSQYIVFSAFLSTVLGALVLSLSVLMISKVPFPAFKKVTRNVYALGALSLLAFTIIMGFTKVLLAIFVAYFAYAFTFALITKR, encoded by the coding sequence ATGGCTGATTCAAAGCTTATACAAGAATCCTCTCTTCCGCGCGTACGCTGGTATAAAAAAGGTCGCCGTTTTAAATTGCCCAAATTAAGGCTGAGGAATAAGATTCATCTGGTTCCTCACCTTTTTACACTGGGAAATGCTTTTTTTGGTTTTTGCTCGATTATTTTTGCCGCTCATGACCATTTAGTAGCAGCGGGCTATCTTATTTTGCTCGGTGCACTTATGGACGCACTCGATGGACGCGTTGCTCGCTTTCTTGGCCAAGCAAGTGATTTTGGGATGCAGCTTGATTCACTGTGCGATGCTATCTCATTTTGCTGCGCGCCGGCCCTTTTAATCTATTTTTGGCAGCTCAAAAAGATTGGTTTTTTTGGGTTGGTTATCTGCTCGATCTTCCTCCTAGCGGGACTTCTACGACTTGCTCGGTTTAACCTGAGCCATGTACAGCAATCCCACACCTTTATTGGACTTCCTTCAACTATTGCCGGATGTTTTTTGGCAACAATGCTCATCAACAGCCAATACATTGTTTTTAGCGCATTTTTAAGCACCGTACTTGGAGCGCTCGTTCTGAGTCTTTCAGTGCTTATGATCAGCAAGGTTCCATTTCCCGCATTTAAAAAAGTTACACGTAACGTCTATGCGCTGGGTGCGCTCTCTCTGCTTGCGTTCACCATCATTATGGGTTTTACCAAAGTTTTACTCGCTATTTTCGTCGCCTATTTTGCATATGCTTTTACATTTGCACTGATAACTAAACGCTGA
- a CDS encoding trypsin-like peptidase domain-containing protein, translated as MKAGIKIALVLLIGGIVLGGGIFGYKLYQKYLAISGAVELLEMAHSKTKSLKSKKKQSKKIAETKSSKSPSNWLEVQQKVKDTVVQVFANISEFNWLEPYKTPEQSKSAGSGFFINEEGDIVTNYHVVAQAACVQIQIPSFGMERFDASIVGVSPDRDIALLKLTDAARAKISQRINPIPYLELDDSDNILRSQEVLALGYPLGQARVKSTLGIVSGRERLGYFGYIQITAALNPGNSGGPALNSVGKVIGINNCGVMEAQNVGYIIPINEVKSALQDLYKVPLLRKPTLGCIFTVATPEMVSFLGNPGSGGWYIAKVFEDTLLEAVGIKEDDMLYAVNDNRVDIYGEMNVDWSEDKVSLFEYLNRLTIGDTINFLIYRKGERKEFTFKLEHKYLPSVRSIYPEFEPEAVDYEVIGGMVVMQLTLNHIGRMIQRCPDLVRFGRVEAQHEPSLVITYIQQNSQADKARVLRPGEIIEAINGEKVKTLDEFRKAALKSADNNYLTIRTEDKLYGVLALDKIIKDEDSLCSQYFFRKSNLVRRLADLSSTGTATLSA; from the coding sequence ATGAAGGCAGGAATAAAAATTGCACTGGTACTCCTGATTGGGGGGATTGTTCTTGGTGGTGGTATTTTCGGCTATAAGCTCTACCAAAAATATCTTGCTATTTCTGGTGCCGTTGAGCTGCTCGAAATGGCCCACAGCAAAACAAAGTCACTCAAGAGTAAAAAGAAACAATCAAAAAAAATTGCCGAAACGAAATCATCAAAAAGCCCATCAAACTGGTTAGAAGTTCAGCAAAAGGTTAAGGATACCGTTGTCCAAGTTTTTGCAAACATCTCTGAATTTAACTGGCTTGAACCCTATAAAACTCCTGAACAAAGCAAAAGTGCAGGAAGTGGTTTTTTCATTAATGAAGAAGGTGACATTGTCACTAACTACCATGTTGTTGCTCAAGCTGCATGTGTACAAATTCAGATTCCATCATTTGGCATGGAGCGCTTTGATGCCAGCATTGTTGGAGTAAGCCCTGATCGAGATATAGCATTACTTAAGCTTACCGATGCAGCACGTGCAAAAATTTCACAACGCATTAATCCAATCCCCTATTTAGAACTTGATGATTCTGACAATATTTTACGCTCTCAAGAGGTACTCGCATTGGGTTATCCACTAGGACAAGCTCGCGTAAAAAGCACACTTGGTATTGTGAGCGGACGCGAACGACTTGGCTACTTTGGTTATATTCAAATTACCGCAGCGCTCAACCCAGGAAACTCTGGCGGCCCAGCGCTCAACTCGGTTGGAAAAGTAATCGGCATCAATAATTGTGGCGTTATGGAAGCTCAAAATGTTGGGTATATTATCCCGATTAACGAAGTAAAAAGCGCTCTGCAAGATTTGTATAAAGTTCCATTGCTGCGCAAACCAACACTGGGCTGTATTTTTACCGTTGCAACTCCTGAGATGGTCAGCTTTTTGGGCAACCCCGGAAGTGGCGGCTGGTACATTGCTAAAGTATTTGAAGACACCTTGCTTGAAGCGGTAGGCATTAAAGAAGATGATATGCTTTATGCGGTCAATGATAACCGCGTTGATATTTATGGTGAAATGAATGTTGACTGGAGCGAAGATAAAGTTTCTCTTTTTGAATACCTCAATCGACTTACTATCGGCGATACCATCAATTTCTTGATTTATCGCAAAGGTGAACGTAAAGAATTTACCTTCAAGCTCGAGCACAAGTACTTGCCCTCAGTCAGATCTATCTATCCAGAATTTGAACCTGAAGCGGTCGATTATGAGGTTATCGGTGGTATGGTTGTGATGCAATTGACCCTCAATCATATCGGCAGAATGATTCAGCGCTGCCCAGATTTAGTTCGTTTTGGACGTGTTGAAGCGCAGCATGAACCATCACTGGTCATTACCTATATTCAACAAAACTCTCAGGCCGATAAAGCACGTGTACTGCGACCAGGAGAAATTATTGAAGCAATCAATGGTGAAAAGGTAAAAACACTTGATGAATTTAGAAAAGCGGCTCTTAAGAGTGCTGATAACAACTACCTCACCATTCGTACCGAAGATAAGCTGTATGGCGTTCTTGCTCTTGATAAAATTATCAAAGATGAAGACTCACTCTGTTCTCAATATTTCTTCAGAAAATCGAACTTGGTTCGAAGACTTGCAGATTTATCAAGCACCGGAACAGCCACACTGAGTGCATAA
- a CDS encoding TlyA family RNA methyltransferase, with protein MKNPKERLDARVLREHPHLTRNQVQGFIIQGKVLVDGKAMTKSGTQITAENVVELTIQDPKFVSRAGFKLEEALKQFGVDVTGLTVVDAGISTGGFTDCLLQQGAKRVYGVDVGYGQVHEKIRTDPRVVLLEKTNLRLLERLPEQVDLATLDLSFISLLKVIPAIKNLLKPDGRIVALIKPQFEAERHEVSRGGVIKEDAIHQRIIQQIKTGMEEFGFTLVHVIESPIVGATSGNKEFLGYFVSKQ; from the coding sequence ATGAAAAACCCAAAAGAACGTCTTGACGCTCGCGTATTACGCGAACACCCTCACCTAACCCGTAACCAAGTACAAGGCTTTATTATACAAGGCAAAGTATTGGTTGACGGCAAAGCAATGACTAAATCTGGAACACAAATCACCGCTGAAAATGTTGTTGAGTTGACCATACAAGACCCTAAGTTTGTCAGCCGAGCTGGGTTTAAACTTGAAGAGGCGCTCAAGCAGTTTGGCGTTGACGTAACTGGCCTCACGGTTGTTGACGCAGGTATTTCCACAGGCGGCTTTACCGATTGCCTTTTGCAGCAAGGCGCCAAGCGAGTGTATGGCGTTGATGTTGGCTATGGCCAAGTGCACGAAAAGATTCGTACCGACCCACGCGTTGTTTTGCTTGAAAAAACCAATCTGCGACTTCTTGAACGACTTCCGGAGCAGGTTGACTTAGCAACGCTTGATTTGTCATTTATCTCACTCCTTAAAGTAATCCCTGCTATAAAAAACTTACTTAAACCGGATGGTAGAATTGTTGCACTCATCAAGCCTCAATTTGAAGCTGAGCGACACGAAGTAAGCCGTGGTGGAGTTATTAAAGAAGATGCCATTCACCAACGCATTATTCAGCAAATCAAGACTGGCATGGAAGAATTTGGATTTACCTTGGTCCACGTTATTGAGTCACCTATTGTTGGTGCAACATCAGGGAATAAAGAATTTCTTGGATACTTTGTTTCAAAACAATAA
- a CDS encoding LptF/LptG family permease gives MVFIRYFFKRYCYYVGTITLLLTALLTLIELFEKLMRVSHASFAHIGMFLGLNALPVLVDNCAVGCWLATGLLLREFYVHHEWELMMMLNINNKELIRLFVLAGCLFAGVVMVSKELFVCKLAFKAEQFKVKHFKQKAPQLLVHRWIQLSDSRFCHIGMLDMGTNSGQNITVLTMSPDFSIEQALIGSNFSVDLEANQLSIEQGSSFDAMAHQCLPISQKVMTFPELFSQLSLEDQVPTALNLYPIIVHAYKQLPNSVVNKLLYQLLKIITSYFYVLLYSLITILLFTVWYGHNRLRWIALCAAYPLFLTSQALLDFLVAYGCSAWIALAPIALVALFAILAGKYLIK, from the coding sequence ATGGTTTTTATCCGGTATTTTTTTAAACGCTATTGTTATTATGTTGGTACGATAACTCTTTTACTTACAGCTCTGTTGACGCTTATTGAGCTTTTTGAAAAGCTTATGCGTGTATCGCATGCATCGTTTGCGCATATTGGAATGTTCTTAGGGCTTAATGCCCTTCCAGTGCTTGTTGATAACTGTGCGGTGGGGTGTTGGCTTGCAACAGGGTTATTACTCAGAGAGTTTTATGTGCATCATGAGTGGGAACTCATGATGATGCTTAATATCAACAACAAAGAGCTCATTCGGTTATTTGTGCTGGCAGGATGCTTGTTTGCAGGCGTTGTTATGGTGAGTAAAGAATTGTTTGTTTGTAAGCTTGCGTTCAAAGCTGAGCAATTTAAAGTAAAGCATTTTAAACAAAAAGCACCACAGTTACTTGTTCATCGCTGGATTCAATTAAGTGATAGTCGCTTTTGTCATATTGGTATGCTTGATATGGGTACTAACAGTGGGCAAAACATAACAGTGCTTACCATGTCTCCAGATTTCTCAATTGAGCAGGCGCTTATAGGTTCAAATTTTTCAGTTGATCTTGAGGCAAATCAGCTCTCTATTGAACAGGGAAGTAGCTTTGACGCAATGGCGCATCAGTGTCTACCAATTAGTCAAAAGGTTATGACTTTCCCTGAATTATTTTCGCAGCTTTCACTTGAAGATCAAGTGCCAACAGCTCTTAATTTGTATCCAATTATTGTGCATGCCTATAAACAGCTGCCAAATTCCGTTGTTAATAAGCTTTTGTATCAGTTGCTTAAAATAATAACATCATATTTTTACGTTCTTTTGTATTCGTTGATAACAATACTATTATTTACGGTTTGGTATGGGCATAACAGATTGCGCTGGATTGCATTATGTGCAGCTTATCCACTGTTTTTGACGAGCCAAGCACTCCTTGATTTTTTGGTTGCGTATGGTTGTTCTGCTTGGATTGCACTTGCTCCAATTGCCCTGGTTGCGCTCTTTGCTATTCTGGCGGGCAAATATTTAATTAAATAA
- a CDS encoding DUF502 domain-containing protein translates to MMNEKEQSFTNRITQAFQTLFLSGLFTIIPLAATVFFIGFAYNFLVRILQPLHQIEPQFLKQIPGSQFIIVTIIILFIGVVLKVFIVNSIVHYFESLIIRIPLIRIIYSAVKTLVDFFKLSESDYSGKKVVLIPYPQKGQYHLAFLLESAEFTYQQLLPETERGKPGEKYYKVFMPNSPNPSSGYFFIMSEYDITHTDISFEEAIKAIVSCGLVTPKSLLDRAKKLT, encoded by the coding sequence ATGATGAACGAAAAAGAACAAAGTTTTACGAACAGAATTACACAAGCATTTCAGACGCTTTTTTTAAGTGGTCTTTTTACCATAATTCCCTTAGCGGCCACTGTATTTTTTATTGGATTTGCGTATAACTTTTTAGTAAGAATTTTGCAGCCATTGCACCAGATTGAGCCTCAATTTCTCAAGCAAATTCCCGGATCACAGTTCATTATTGTAACGATAATTATTTTGTTTATTGGGGTTGTCCTTAAAGTTTTTATTGTTAACAGTATTGTTCATTATTTTGAATCGCTCATTATTCGCATTCCGCTTATTCGTATTATTTATTCAGCGGTAAAAACATTGGTGGATTTTTTCAAGCTTTCCGAAAGCGATTATTCAGGAAAAAAAGTTGTTTTGATTCCCTATCCACAAAAAGGACAATATCATCTTGCATTTTTACTTGAATCAGCAGAATTTACCTATCAACAACTTCTTCCTGAAACTGAGCGCGGAAAGCCTGGAGAAAAGTATTATAAGGTTTTTATGCCCAACTCTCCAAATCCTTCAAGCGGATATTTCTTTATTATGTCAGAATATGATATCACGCATACCGACATTTCATTTGAAGAGGCGATTAAGGCTATTGTTTCTTGCGGCTTAGTGACTCCAAAATCTTTGCTCGATCGAGCAAAAAAATTAACATAG
- a CDS encoding phosphoglucosamine mutase, translating to MKDTISFGTDGIRGRADLYPFTPQALFYLGCAFAYWAQEQYQISSPKLLICGDTRISFDRIKNDLITGLSKFPVTIIDAGVLPTPALCQLMMHDKSIDAGLVISASHNPYVDNGIKFFGKDNCKLNAQEEARIVALYEHFSKNSEQLVPHDKAQIYRWQTAASTYQDLVGAHFTENFLEGLTVVLDCSNGATSAVAPAIFKALKARVITLNDQPNGFNINDRCGALYPENLAYEVVRWGADIGFAFDGDGDRVIAVNKYGQIKDGDDILYQLLALPEYAQERAVVGTVMTNQALECALEAQNRDLVRAAVGDKYVFASLEQEQLLLGGENSGHIILKNYLPTCDAIFTALMVLMSLMHQKNWDFITFEKFPQVLINVPVAQKKDLAVDPFQNIIQEYEQLLEHGRVLVRYSGTENLLRVMTEAPNHDYARHIAQVLAARLQQALNLDI from the coding sequence GTGAAAGATACCATTTCATTTGGTACTGATGGCATTCGAGGCCGAGCCGATTTATACCCATTTACACCTCAGGCGCTTTTTTATTTGGGCTGTGCTTTTGCATATTGGGCTCAGGAGCAGTATCAAATATCCTCACCAAAGCTTTTAATATGTGGTGACACTCGTATTTCTTTCGACCGCATTAAAAATGATCTGATTACTGGTCTATCAAAATTTCCAGTTACCATCATTGATGCAGGTGTTCTTCCAACTCCGGCACTGTGTCAACTTATGATGCATGATAAAAGTATTGATGCCGGGCTTGTCATTTCTGCTTCACATAATCCATATGTTGATAATGGTATTAAATTTTTTGGCAAAGACAATTGCAAGCTTAACGCTCAAGAAGAAGCGCGTATTGTTGCTCTTTATGAGCATTTTTCAAAAAATAGTGAACAGCTTGTGCCGCATGACAAGGCTCAAATTTATCGATGGCAAACGGCCGCTAGTACCTACCAAGATTTGGTAGGGGCTCATTTTACTGAAAATTTTTTAGAAGGTCTTACCGTAGTTCTCGATTGTTCGAATGGTGCGACATCAGCAGTAGCCCCAGCTATTTTTAAAGCGCTTAAAGCTCGTGTTATTACTCTTAACGATCAGCCCAACGGTTTTAATATTAATGATCGTTGCGGAGCACTTTACCCAGAAAATCTTGCTTATGAAGTGGTCCGTTGGGGTGCTGATATCGGTTTTGCTTTTGATGGGGATGGAGACCGCGTTATTGCAGTAAACAAATATGGCCAAATTAAAGATGGTGATGATATTTTGTATCAGTTGCTCGCGTTGCCTGAATATGCACAGGAGCGTGCAGTTGTTGGCACTGTCATGACGAACCAAGCGCTTGAGTGCGCACTAGAAGCACAAAATAGGGATCTTGTGCGTGCTGCTGTTGGCGATAAGTATGTTTTTGCAAGCTTGGAGCAGGAGCAGCTCTTGTTAGGTGGTGAAAACTCTGGGCACATTATCCTGAAAAATTATCTGCCAACATGTGATGCAATTTTTACCGCACTGATGGTACTTATGAGTTTGATGCATCAAAAAAATTGGGACTTTATAACGTTTGAAAAATTCCCCCAGGTTCTTATTAATGTTCCCGTTGCTCAGAAAAAAGATTTGGCTGTAGATCCTTTCCAAAATATTATTCAGGAGTATGAACAACTTCTAGAGCATGGTAGAGTGCTGGTGCGTTATTCAGGGACTGAAAATTTACTCCGTGTTATGACTGAGGCGCCAAATCATGACTATGCACGACATATTGCGCAGGTACTTGCAGCACGGTTGCAGCAGGCGTTAAATCTTGATATTTAA
- a CDS encoding LysE family transporter has translation MKMLFLLKCFALGISAVAGVGPIFILTFNRGALKGFGRGLATALGAALGDMLLFFLGLVGLLSILEGSKNMVLLLDLIGGVALVIMGTKMLHSTPTYIHERLGGNEPYLGTVIRSFLLTVINPLAIIFFLIVSVQLLPAGQIRLPFNQIIAASLTVGLGSLTALTAIAFVASKLGKSLSIAYLLKVSYITGVIFIGIGIYFFSDVVRAAFHLFR, from the coding sequence ATGAAAATGTTATTTTTACTCAAATGTTTTGCACTTGGTATATCTGCAGTTGCTGGGGTTGGACCTATTTTCATTTTAACGTTTAATCGAGGCGCGCTCAAAGGTTTTGGTCGTGGACTTGCAACTGCGCTGGGAGCTGCTCTTGGCGACATGCTTCTTTTTTTTCTCGGATTAGTTGGACTATTGAGTATTCTTGAAGGCTCAAAGAATATGGTTCTTCTGCTTGATCTTATCGGCGGCGTTGCATTGGTTATTATGGGAACAAAAATGCTTCACAGCACACCAACTTACATTCACGAACGATTGGGTGGAAATGAACCATATCTTGGCACAGTCATCAGATCATTCTTATTAACCGTTATCAACCCACTGGCAATCATCTTTTTTTTAATCGTCAGCGTACAACTACTTCCTGCGGGACAAATTCGCTTGCCCTTTAACCAAATTATCGCTGCAAGTTTAACGGTTGGTCTTGGATCGCTTACCGCTTTAACTGCTATCGCTTTTGTTGCAAGTAAGCTTGGCAAGTCATTGAGCATTGCCTATCTTCTAAAAGTTTCTTACATAACCGGTGTTATTTTTATCGGAATTGGTATTTATTTTTTCAGCGATGTCGTAAGAGCAGCTTTTCATCTTTTTAGATAA
- a CDS encoding helix-turn-helix domain-containing protein yields MSSTELRVKELLRERGWTTKVLAEKTGMSESYLTHIKNGTRRWNEDALKKLANAFGTHPVDLFAQRRSRTDNVDNSVKMPENAVVDLQLKIVPVMGDIPSNPSPYNNQLMQVTTGYKDIFVPVFNSTDESMFCFCVENNSMAPNFVKGDYLIVSPETWTRSGDVAAVEYGNDNPIKAIMQITYMEDFIVLESVNHKTPPVALIRGKDNFRVIGKVTHRYQRLG; encoded by the coding sequence ATGTCATCAACAGAATTGCGTGTAAAAGAATTGCTCAGAGAACGTGGTTGGACAACCAAGGTCCTTGCTGAAAAGACAGGAATGTCTGAAAGCTATCTGACGCATATCAAGAATGGAACTCGTCGTTGGAATGAAGACGCGCTTAAAAAGCTTGCAAATGCATTTGGAACACATCCAGTGGATCTTTTTGCTCAGCGTAGAAGCCGTACCGATAACGTTGATAATTCAGTTAAAATGCCTGAAAATGCGGTTGTTGATCTTCAGTTGAAAATTGTACCGGTTATGGGTGACATTCCGTCGAATCCTTCGCCATACAACAATCAATTGATGCAAGTAACAACAGGATACAAAGATATTTTTGTTCCTGTTTTTAACAGCACCGATGAATCAATGTTTTGCTTTTGTGTAGAAAACAACAGCATGGCTCCAAATTTTGTTAAAGGCGATTACTTAATTGTATCTCCTGAAACATGGACTCGCTCAGGTGATGTTGCAGCTGTTGAATATGGAAACGACAATCCAATCAAAGCAATCATGCAAATTACCTATATGGAAGATTTTATTGTTCTTGAATCGGTAAATCACAAGACCCCACCGGTTGCGTTGATTCGAGGAAAAGACAACTTCCGTGTTATTGGTAAAGTAACGCATCGTTACCAACGACTTGGTTAG
- a CDS encoding ribonuclease HII encodes MKRKNISFPLNYFEKKAWNDQLYVCGIDEVGRGCLAGPVVVAAVIIPLNKSYHLLKDSKLMSHDERELAYKWITKHCTYSIAIACHKTVDQHNIYQTTLRTMKKAYISLIEKLPFAFKQLKYVVVDAMPLVIEKSYTHTDLEVHHFNYGESISHSIAAASIIAKVTRDRLLEKIDCLFPAYSFGKHKGYATKVHIQALEQHGPSLLHRISFLSNFGKKESDDNHQQSLF; translated from the coding sequence ATGAAAAGAAAAAATATTTCATTTCCGCTCAATTACTTTGAAAAAAAAGCATGGAACGATCAATTGTATGTTTGTGGAATTGATGAGGTTGGACGTGGATGCCTTGCAGGACCAGTTGTTGTTGCAGCGGTAATTATACCTTTGAATAAATCATATCACTTACTTAAAGATTCAAAGCTTATGAGCCACGATGAGCGCGAACTTGCTTATAAATGGATAACAAAACACTGCACCTATTCAATTGCAATTGCTTGTCATAAAACAGTTGATCAACATAACATTTATCAAACAACACTTCGAACCATGAAAAAAGCATATATCTCTTTAATTGAAAAACTCCCTTTTGCTTTTAAGCAATTAAAATATGTTGTTGTTGATGCTATGCCGCTTGTCATTGAAAAATCGTATACACACACTGATCTTGAAGTTCATCATTTTAATTATGGTGAATCTATTTCGCATTCAATTGCTGCAGCATCGATTATTGCAAAAGTTACACGAGACCGATTATTGGAAAAAATAGATTGTTTATTTCCGGCCTACTCTTTTGGTAAACATAAAGGATACGCCACCAAGGTTCACATCCAGGCCCTTGAACAGCATGGCCCATCACTCCTGCACCGTATTTCTTTTCTTTCTAACTTTGGGAAAAAGGAGTCCGATGACAATCATCAACAATCACTTTTCTGA
- a CDS encoding MCE family protein has translation MKLETRVGIFILTAIGIFLYLSINIREIRLDRNQYYSYKAYFDDTGGLTFKAPVKIAGVEVGWVESIELLDGGKAEVMMRVNKYNKLAKNAYAMIHQDGLIGAKSLEIDPGDPSTGLLLPGSTLSMPGKTPASVGELLDQFRDIATAIHDIASSFKGTFATRQGEDNMRTALSSIANASDRIADFSEVLQRTMKNNEETVNTMLQDFKETAKEMRKSIPELSQKLQTHADKVVGDFGSASERVGNAFVHVEDASIQARDTFKEAGQVMEKINTGKGVVGKLINEEETYADLKKTLRGLKDYVTRTQALTLSVDMHSETMLRDSNSKGYFELKLRPNSDCFYMIQLVSDERGSIERHVRHTVRRDNKGALLNPSDLDIPLERKVEFAEVVERTVQKKNDILFGLQFGKRFDRMIFRIGLFENTFGVGCDFYVPLNTKLVHWITSLEAYDLNGVNRFDDARPHIKWLNKAFFMKNLYTTFGIDDFVSKRTANPFIGGGFRFSDDDLKYFISQIPLNRR, from the coding sequence GTGAAGTTAGAAACACGAGTTGGTATATTTATTCTTACAGCCATCGGCATTTTCCTCTACCTTAGTATTAATATTCGCGAAATTCGGCTTGATAGAAATCAATACTACTCATACAAAGCATACTTTGATGATACTGGTGGATTGACGTTTAAGGCCCCTGTGAAAATTGCTGGTGTTGAAGTTGGATGGGTTGAATCCATTGAATTGTTGGATGGCGGAAAAGCTGAAGTAATGATGCGCGTCAATAAATACAACAAGCTTGCAAAAAATGCCTATGCAATGATTCATCAGGACGGTTTAATTGGAGCAAAGAGTCTTGAAATTGATCCGGGCGATCCATCAACGGGCCTTTTGTTACCAGGAAGCACGCTCTCTATGCCCGGCAAAACTCCCGCAAGTGTGGGCGAGTTGCTCGATCAGTTTAGAGACATTGCAACAGCAATTCATGATATCGCATCTTCATTTAAAGGTACTTTTGCAACCAGACAAGGCGAAGATAACATGCGTACCGCACTCAGCTCGATTGCAAACGCATCTGATCGTATTGCAGATTTTTCAGAGGTTCTTCAACGTACCATGAAAAATAACGAAGAGACTGTTAACACCATGCTGCAAGACTTTAAAGAAACAGCTAAAGAGATGAGAAAGAGCATTCCTGAACTTTCTCAAAAATTACAAACTCATGCAGATAAAGTTGTTGGAGATTTTGGTTCAGCATCTGAGCGAGTTGGTAATGCATTTGTTCATGTTGAAGATGCTTCAATTCAAGCCAGAGACACTTTTAAAGAAGCCGGCCAGGTTATGGAAAAGATTAACACGGGCAAAGGCGTTGTTGGTAAATTGATTAATGAAGAAGAGACCTATGCGGACTTAAAAAAGACGCTTCGTGGATTAAAGGATTATGTTACTCGCACGCAAGCGCTTACGCTGAGTGTTGATATGCATTCTGAAACAATGCTCCGTGATAGCAATTCAAAAGGGTATTTTGAGTTAAAGCTTCGCCCAAACTCGGATTGTTTCTACATGATTCAACTCGTGAGTGATGAGCGAGGAAGCATCGAACGTCATGTGCGACATACGGTGCGCCGTGATAACAAAGGTGCTCTTTTGAATCCAAGTGATCTTGATATCCCGCTTGAGCGTAAAGTTGAATTTGCTGAAGTTGTTGAACGCACGGTTCAAAAGAAAAATGATATTTTGTTTGGACTGCAATTTGGTAAGCGTTTTGACCGAATGATTTTCCGTATCGGATTATTTGAAAACACTTTTGGTGTTGGTTGCGATTTCTATGTTCCACTTAACACCAAATTGGTTCATTGGATTACTTCATTAGAAGCATATGATCTTAATGGTGTTAATCGCTTTGATGATGCAAGACCGCATATAAAATGGCTTAATAAAGCATTCTTTATGAAGAATTTATATACAACATTTGGTATTGATGACTTTGTAAGCAAGCGAACCGCAAATCCATTTATTGGTGGTGGGTTTAGATTTAGTGATGATGATTTGAAATACTTTATTTCTCAGATTCCATTGAATCGCCGATAG